The Agelaius phoeniceus isolate bAgePho1 chromosome 2, bAgePho1.hap1, whole genome shotgun sequence region ATAAGTGTTCTCTGTTATGTGAGCATTCCCTCTGATGTGGGCTTGCTCTGCCTTACACTCATATTTGCTTTCTTAATCTATCTTGTGCACACTTCCTTTCTCACATCTCTTTCTTTCATGCAGGGATACTTTCTCATACCCCCTCCTTTTCTCACACCTTGATTTCCCTTACATTCCCTTTCTTGTGCTCTCACACTCTTTCTCACAACCTTGTGCTTAACCCTTTTCAAACATTGATGCTTGCTTTCTCACTCCATTTCCCTGCCCTTCTCCTTGTGCTTTctccctttttatttcttgtgcaCTCCTTTTCTGGAGTGCTCCCCATTTTTTGTGGATTTGCTTCTCTTGTGACCTCCCTCTTTCCAACACCTCCTTGCACATGCTGGCAATTTCTCCTGCAACCATGCTCTCACACACCATGGGCTTTGTCACAcccttttgctttcctttcttgTGGCCACCCTTTCTCACACTTTTGCTTTCTTGCCCATGTCCTCCCTTTGTCACACCCTTGGCTCATTTCCCTGTATTTGTTCTTTTTGGTGCCCTCCCTCTCTCATGTGCTCACTCTTCCTCATTCCCTGGCTCTTCTCCTGCACTTGCTGTTTCCCCCTGTGCTTACTGTCCACACGTTCCTGTGCTTCCTCCTGCACTCACAACCTTTCCAGTCCCTTTTGTTCACTCTTcctcaggaaagctttacttctcatccatgtgaaaaatgccaatcccttgtttttaaaattttaaaagtttaatagtaataaaatggttataaaaatagtaatacaattagagtaataataatttggacaatttggaataggacaatatgagacaataaaaacaaagagttacagacatctgggtacctctttctgggcaacaTAAGCCCAATAAAGGacacacgttaacagaggattaacccttaaaaacaatagccttttgcatattcatacacctcatacatgatgtaTAAATtgcattcaaacacaggattctgtctgtgTCAACTTTTTCCTCTTAATCCTGATGGCATCTTCAGAGATGagtgaggtgggaagaagttcatttcttctgataatggagcaataaattctttttctctgaaagatttaggtgtcctgtggctgctatctggctgtgagtcctttctttaaaaaaaattatcatacatagcatagtttctactttaacattttgttataacctaaaactatatttaacacactacttgagaaaattaatacagcataactttctaacacaacacatataatattcattttaatatttgagaAAAGCCAACcataaaatatgattttttcaCAATCCAACATCTCTGTCTCATGCTCTCTTTCTTCTTGTCTTCTCCTCTCACTCATGGCTTCTCTTGCTTTCACACATTCTCTGTCTCTCCCTTGTTACCTcatccctttctctctcttctcccctTGCTCCCTGTTTTGTGTGCTGACTCCTCTTTGTGCACTCACTTTTTCTTGTGTTCTTTCTCACAGCATTTGTGCTTTGCCATGTGCTCCACTTgcctgcctcctcttcctcaagCCCTGGCAATTCTTCATGCACTTCTTACTCCTTGTGCCCTCACTCTTCCATATGGACCTGCTGTTTTTTCTGCACACTGGCTTTTTCTTATATACTCACCCTTTCTCACACCCTTGAGCTCCATCTTTCTCACACAAGATCTCTCTCTTTCTTGCTTGAATTTGTTCTCACATTTATCCTCTTTCAAGCACTAATTCTCACATGCTCTCCATTACACTCTTTCTCGATTTCTCTagttcctcctctcctccctctcttGTCCTTCCTCTCTTCCCCCCTTCTCCTCCCATCTTTTTCTGTATCCTTTTGGTGTATTTTCTTACTCTTTTTCTCCCCCCCACTACTCTCTCCTTTCACTGTTCCTTGTCCtatcttttctctctctttttagcTCTCTCATACTCTCTTTCACACAAGTTCTCGTCTATGCTTCCATCTCTTCATTAAATAATCTCTTCACCAAAGTTGTGTTTTATTCCCTATTGAGGAAGCATTTCACATTTCCCTTTGGTTGCATTTCACATTGCAGAACCCTGGAAGTGTGTAACAAGTTTTTAAACACATCATTTTTGTCTAGAAGTGCTCCATCCACAACTTCAGATGGGGAGGCTGAACCATCATTGCTATATGGCACAATACTTACAgtgataaaaaataaatgcagtaataaaaaaaatgcagttgctGTCAAAATCCAGGCTCAGCTGGATGTTCAGCACTTCCATGTGTTTCATAAACTAGGCACAAATTTCCCAGGAAGCATTAACTCATTGGTCCCTAGAATAGGCTCAAGTATGTAACTTGAGTATTTTCAAGAAGTTCACCATGAAATATTTCtcccaaaatatttattttggtttatcAAGAATCTAGCAGACTGAAGCAAATAAATATCCATTGATAAACATTGTGCTTGCAAAAATTAGTCATGTCTTTGAACTGCTGCTCCACCAGTCAAAAATATTGCCTGTAAAGCTTTATGTATTAATAATATAACTTCAAATATACATCTGTGTTTATCTTCTGTAATAAAGGAACAAATGcctttaaataataatataatatgttAATTTCAATGGTGTTGCTCTGCTGTAAGTCACACTGCTATAAATTTGATTTATTCTTTAATTAATGCAGTTAAAATTAGTAATCAAAATTCATTGGGAAAATATTCAGTGCAGATCAAAATGGCAACATCTAAAATTTAGGATCATCAGTTAGAGTGTCTTTAGTTTTGCCATCTGCTTTCACTTAACTCTTGAATTATGAAATGGCAGTGTGTATATGTAATCCTAGCTCTTGGAGTTGTGGGATAAATGTGAAAATCTTAGTTTCTATTAAAATGTTTATATTCTTGGTGGTTGGGTAAAAAGAACCTGACATGTGCATTAAAACCCAGAGttcaaaaatttaaatgcaaatgGAATTTTTAATTCTAGCCATTATCATTATTTTGGGGACCTAAACCATAATGGTCAAAttctgggtgctggcagcactgTTTCTCTCTAATTCGAAGTAATGGGGTTATCTTTCTGCAtcaaattaactttttttttttttccctgtatagAAGTACTAgctagaaaacatttttatggTTCATATAAAAGCTTTCATGGTATATGGTTTTCATAGTTTCCACAGGAATTTTCATGTAGTGTTCAGTTGGAGATTTACACCTGGTTTTACTCCTTCTGAGCAGATAGTATTCATTTTTACTGTACCCTCAGCTTTAACATGGCAATCTGTGGTGTCTAAGTCATGATGCTGTGAACTCCAGCATTTGGATACTTACTAAAATCAACATCTACATgccttttcagagaaaaaaactaAGTAAAGAATTTCAAAAGACGGGGGAGGTAACACAAATTCCATTATGCAAATCACACAAACATCTTCCTTTTTAAATTACAGTTAATTGAATATATTTGCAAATGTTCATCTCTGTTTAAATGTATTTCAGGAGGGATCGATGGACAGCCTGTATGAGCCTGTCCCAGAGCATCAGGAAGCCAAGGATACAGCTACCCTTGAAAGCCAGGCTAGCACTCCAGTGAGCACACATGGAAACTCTGGACCACCTGACAGGTCTATGTCTTTGGTAAGTAACATTTCATTGCAAAGCATGCAATGCATTTTGCAAAAAAACCTTTGCTGTGTACATGGGCACGTGTGTCTTCTGCTGCCTTACCTGCCAGTTTGAACTATTTAGGCTCTTCAGAGCCACTGTTCATATCTCATCTCTGTAGCCAATGACCTGATTTCTGTCCAGTCACACCAGCACACTTGAAAAGCAGGTCATGAGTTTCTCTAAAGCAAAGGgagattagtacagctgcactGGACAAGGGAATTTCTCTTTGCAAGTAACAGGATATGAAAGCTCTAGGTACAGTTATTGGTATGGTTTGTCTCTAAAGAATAAACTATCACTGTCTTTGGTTGTCCTTTCtattaatacagaaaaatgcatttctaaaGCGTGAGTTACATGAATTTTGTAACTGATGGCCTCTGGAATAAACTTGACATTTTACAAGACCTCATTAGGCAAACATGTGAAGAAGGTTgtcttctgggctttttttcccttcctaaaTGATGTTACCCTACTTAATCCTTTCTTATTTACATGTTGTTGGTATAATAGATGATGCTTTGACAAATACTTTAACATGGTATATTAAATTTCATAATCTTATTTATTTCAGAATCTCTGTTCTCTGCTTTGCAATGTGCCTTTGCTTATAATTACTGTTTCTATTTCAATGTAAGATGCAGTCTGGTGATTGAATGAAGGGGAAATCAGGATGTTCATAATTCAGAGGAGACTGTCCTCCCTTCAGATATTGTGCCAAGCTTTACCCACATGCACTCTGGTACCATGTACCTGTGATACTGCTGGGCCTTTGGTGTTGCAATATCACACAGCAGGTTTGCACGCAGGGTTTGCCTGGAGAAAGTGCTGGAGCTGGTGGGATGGGAGAATGCCTGGGGAATTGTGGCATGTACTTGTTAAATTGCTAAAGGACTGAAAACAACTTGTTCTCAGACCCATCTGCTGTAACCACTTCACTTTGTGCATGTTCCTCTCTTCCACATAATCACCTTGGGACTGTAAATAATGGTCCTGGTTTTGAAAGTGTAGCAGTGCAGAGATCTCAAGATGATTCCTCACAGCATCAACCTGTGCTGATGATCTATGAGCCTGGGCTCTGAAATGTCCCTACATTATAATTTTCCTGCAAAAGGTGGGAGATGCTCTCCTGAGTGACAGGGTTTTTCCCCATTACCAGGCTGTGGTCTTGTCACTATAAGAATGAGCTACCAGTTAGGAGTGTATAATTGTGGTTGTTGAAATGTGGCTGTAACCTCATCCTAGCTTGACTGGAGTATGGAGTATTGTGGGAAGCTCTAGTTATTTGTATTTGTGGACTGCATGCCATTCTACATGCCCATAAATGAACATTATAGTACAGTTCCTACATCCATCCATTTGCCATGACCCCAAACCAACTTAATTTTCAGTGACTGCTACACTAATATTGCCTTGGCCAATAGATGTTCATCTGTTAGAAGCAGTATTTAGAcaacataaaatgaaaaaggcagattttttttttggtttgtacCCAGAATAGGATATGTGACATCCTAATGGACTTTGCAATAGAAAACTAATAGAAATTGCCCTTTATTTTCTCAAGATATGGTAAAGACACACCCATAACACTGTGCTCTGCTATGGTTTTCACAATGTGTAAAACTAAGGCTTAAAACTACAGTGATTGTTTACATCAGGCTGCttcttgctttttcttgttttattttgctttttatgtgGCAGCATCTTCAGACTTTTCATTGTATTGTGTTAGGCTTCATAAATTATTTggctaaagaaaaataatcaacCTGTCCAGTAAagaattttgttttccctgagCCAGCTTACAGAAGCAGATTTGCTACTAGTGCAGGATTAGAAAATCCCATACATGAATCTGAACAAATTTTAGTGAAATATCTTGCACATTGTGGGACAGTACTGCACAGCCCATGAAGGTACATGTATAACACTGAATAGAAGAATCCAGCATTTTGGTTTCTGCTACCTCTTAtcatgtatttttctttttttaaaagaggtaTTATGGTGATGGCACATTTGTTCATCATTAAATATACAGCTCATTCTCAATAAAAGCAACACTAAATGGGGTAGGCACACTTGGCTCACTAGATACTAACAACAAGCTTCCCAAGTCTGGctctgggttttattttttggtttaaaagaaaataaaagaattaaGCTCAGCACTTAACTAAAAATACTGTCTGAATGCTGTGTCACCATGCTGGCTGTAGAATCAACACgattatttataaaatactttCTAGAAATGGAAAACAAGATTAGTGATGACGTGTCAGCAGTAAGACCTATGGAAAAATGTGGCTAAGGCCAGAGGCCTGTGTGTAATCTTATCTGCTATTTCTGGCCTGTGAGTTATTACAGCTACACCTTGGATGAAGCCGTTAAGCTTATTAACCGAGCCCATTTGTACTTCTCTCCCATTTTTAATTCCGTCACTCGGTTCCAGGCTGCGGGGCAGCCCCCACAGCATGATAAATTCAGAACATTATTGGCTCCACTTAGCCATCCATCATTATCCAGTAATGCACGTACATAAGTGCACTGCTAAGTAGTTATGGACTGGAGTGAATCTTTAAATGGTTGGCTGAAGCACGGCAGGTTCCGCAGAGCTGCTAAACCTCCAAAGGGTGGAGCAGTCTGGCACAGCACACTTCCTCCTCAGGAGGCTTTGacccttcctttttcctctaTAACTTCAAAATCAACAGGGCAGGCGTGCAGGATCAGATCTCCTCACATTTAAAAAGGGTGATCAGGGCAAGAGCAAAGTCTTCCTCGTAATGCAGCAAGGTAGTGATTTTATTGCAGTGAACTCATCTGTTGTGATTTGTCCTAATCATAGCTGGGCTGTGAAGTTCTTCTGGAGATGTGGGAAATACGGGGTAGTGTGGTCACGGAAGCTGTGCGGGACATCATTTACTGAACACAGTCTTTGAACATTCCTTTTTGGACCATGACTCTGGCCAAGCATTTGCCCAAATGACACATCCCATATGAAGAAAAAGCTGTCTTTCATGTACACTGTTCTACTTCACATGACTCCAGAGACCTGTTTAATATCCAGAATTGTTTGCCAGGGATGTTTCCACTCTGGGTTCCTGTGGTAGCCTGTTATGCACACTTGTCTTTTGATTTTAATCCTCCTGGAGAATTGGCCTGTTaactttgtgttttctttgcCTGTTGCTCAGCTTTAGTGATATtctcagaaagaaagaaaacaatagATTTATGGAGTTGTTTTTGTAGTTCATGGATAGGAAATCTGAATTGGACTTTCCTCACAAACTGCTGGTAGCCATGAGCACATAATGAATCACACAGGTACTCTTTGCCTGTAACTTTTAATGCTATTAACTGGGAAAGTGAATTTCTACCTCTTGTCACCTGGTGTCACAATCTTCTACCTCATGAGCTGTCTTCAGCTTCCCAGGGAAAGAGCCTTCAGTATTAAAACCATTTTCATGTATGTCCTGCCTGAAATCACCAAATGTCAAAAGATCCACATATTTTTGACTTGCTGACCATTGACTACCCTGTATATCAGAAGAGTGCCAAAAAAATCAGTTGTTCTAAGCTGTTGCCAGGAATATCAAACTCAGTTGTGATAGCTGCCTTAATCTGCAGTCTAATAATTGTCCTTTGATCCCAGTGAGGGCAAGAAGAGGGCTGGTTATCTGGAATGGTCATTTCCCTGATTGCAAGTCTTAACACACACAGGAGCTCTAGGTTTTCTCAGCCAGCTTGGAAACACCACAGATTCAATTCAATTCCTTAATTCAGAGTTATTTGATAAAATCAGGAAGAAAATAACTTTATCAATAATTTCATCATGCAGGGTTTCCTCCTACACAGTTTTTTCCTAGGAAACATTTGGGATAAGGAAGGAAAGAATTGTTCCCATAAACAAGATAATTATGCTCTTTAGAGAATGTGGAGAGTAGAGTCAAGGTGAACCTCTATTTACATTCTAAGATTAAATATGTTTTTAGAAACTAGTTTCATTTTAAAGTTgcatataattttaaatgtagTCAATACTGAAAAGTTACTTTGAAAAAGTACAAAACAGGGTAATTTTTTATTGAACCCAAATTTAGCCACCTGATTCAGAAACAGCAGGAAGAATGCATTGAGTGAAAGGTGCCATTTTTAAATGGCTGTTTAAGtctattatttatttcattttggcACTGCATGCCACGCTATCCTGTGAACTCACCTTAGTCATCACCTCAATATGTGATGTACTGTCATCATCAATGCAAATTTGCTGGACTTTAGGAATTGATTTCAAGCTGTGGAGCAAAAGATTAAACCCTGCTTCATGCTCTACACCAGCTTTTTGGTGAGTGAAGATGTGAGTCAAATCTTTCAAGGTATATTGCCACAATGGGGGCATGTCACCAATTTTTTCCCTGGATCCTATACAGGTTCTAAGTTACAATATCCTTTGATCTCTGACCTCTATGGATCATGCTTCCTTTAGCAAACCTGTTTGAAATCAAATATTTAgtatttttcaataaaatttgACACGACCCTTTTAAAAAAGACCTAAAatcactttttaatttttttttacttctttgtGTTTGTACACCTCAGTTAGTAATTTCTCTTGAGttattgaaaatatttgtcCCAAGACTAAAATGCTGACATTTTTTTCAGCAAGAACTTTGTCTTACATTTCCTACATTATTTCCAAATGAGTGATAAATTTTGTATACTCTTTTGATCTACATACAGCATCTGTGAGCAAATCAacacagacaggaaaaaaaaatatgtttaaactGCCTACAGTTATTAATATTCACAAATATTCATGCTAAAAGGGCCTCTTACACTCAGCTAAAATGACTTAACACAGAAAAACAGCCCTTTTCTTAATGCACTGTCtgaaaaagcttaaaaaaatctATGATGAGTTTTACTGAAAGGAGGGGAAGAAGTATAAAATGCTCAATTATGCACTTTAAAGGTTTTATGTAGtacaggttttggttttttatcatGCAACTTGGATGgcatttttaaattactgtgGTCAGAGCCATACAGATGTAGTTAGTGCTAcaagaaggaaataaattaaaCTTAATATCATGAGAAATAGGTCCAGTTAGACTAAATTTACAGATTTATAAAATAATGATTGGTTatatcattttttttaaatgcctctTGTTGCACAACAGATTGAAGTGGTATTATCATGGACATTTTTTAGCCCAGTTCCTGCTTTTCAGgctggaagaaataaataagaagAAAGTGATACAGTGCTTTGATATCCTGTCTCAGGAGATATCACAATAATATAGGGAcagaaatctcttctgtcctaGCATGACATCCTTAGGTTTTCCTA contains the following coding sequences:
- the SAMSN1 gene encoding SAM domain-containing protein SAMSN-1 → MNLFCFSLEGSMDSLYEPVPEHQEAKDTATLESQASTPVSTHGNSGPPDRSMSLEFPDFENTLTKKRKQEKCEWHTLAGFQEARE